The segment AGAAATTTCACTTATTGAAAAATGCTTTACGCGGGGAAATCGCGTCGGTCGTTTCCGCTTTGAATGCGTCAGAGCCTAATTACCTGGTAGCTTGGGATTTGCTGCAAAAGCGGTGCAATAAACCGCGTCAAATAGTTCAATCTCATTTAAAGGTTTTGTTTGAATTGCCAGAAGTAATGCGCGACGCACCTGCGAATTTAAGGTCTCTTGCAGAACAAGCGCAAATGCATGTGAAGGCACTAGCGACACTAGGTCTACCCACAGGCCAATGGGATGCAATTTTAGTTTATATGATAGGTAAAAAATTGGACAAAATTACAAGGCGCGGGTGGGAGCGTACTTTAGAAAATGAGGACATGCCCACATTCGaacaattattgaattttataaataagCAAGCGCGCGGTGAAGAAATTGAAATAGAAGTTCTTAGCTCACACAGGCGAAACGTGTATCAGGAGCGTTCTCAACGCAATAATGTCGGTTCCAGAGGTCATTCTTATGTAGCGACGGCAAATAGTAATAAGTGCGTTATGTGTGAAGGGAATCACGAAATATATCAATGTAATCAGTTCTTAAAGGCAGCCGTTCGCGATCGGTTAGAGGTTATAAGAAGAAGTAGATTGTGTATCAATTGTTTTCGATCTAACCATGTAGTTAAGAATTGTCAGGCCACAGGTTGCCGGAAATGTAAGCAGAAACATAATACTTTGTTACATTTCAATAATGAAAATAGagtcaatcttaataataatagtacacAAGCAGTAGATCAAGCAGGAAATTCCGGATCGAATGCAAATGCATTAACGGTCACTTGCGGTTCGGAAGTATTATTGGGTACTGctcaaataaaaatactagatAGATTCAATAAGGAACATGATTGTCGTGTGTTATTAGACGGAGGGTCACAAACTCATTTTATTACAGAAGAATTAGCGGAAAAATTACAGTTACAAAAACAGGCTGTTAATTTAACTTTCGCAGGCCTGGGGCAACAAGCGACCAAGGCACAATATTTAGTAAAAACTGTAGTTAAGGCGCGTCATAGTTCTTTTACAAGTCAGGTATCATTTATAACTCTGCCGTTTCTTACAGGACTGTTACCTTCACGACAAGTTGACCGCTCGAACATGCAAGTACCGCGAAACATTAAATTAGCAGATCCAGAATTTCATAAACCCGGAAAAATAGATGCATTGCTAGGGaatacattattttttaaattattaagtatTGGCCAAATTAGATTAAGCAATAGTGCAGTAATCCTGCAAAAAACATTACTAGGATGGATTGTTACGGGCGAATCCAACATCCAACCAAAATATAGAGCACCCACCTTGGTAAATTCATTTCACATAGCAACATCGTTAGACAAAACATTAAATAAATTTTGGGAAGTAGAGTCATTCGTAGATAAGCAGTTTTTGTCAGCAGAGGAAAGAGCTGCGGAAGAATTATTCAAACAAAGCACCGTAAGGGATACAGACGGCAGATATTGTGTCAGGCTGCCCTTTAATGAGCGAAAACAGCTCTTAGGGAATTCGCGAGAAGTAGCACTTAAGAGATTTTATGCATTGGAACGCaaattacatttgaataaaggATTACTAGATAGTTATAGTGAATTTTTGAAGGAATATGAGCAACTGGGACACATGACACAGGTCAGTGTAAAGGAAACAAGCAAGGGCTTTTACCTGCCGCACCACGCGGTGGTAAAAGAGTCCAGTGAAACAACTAAAGTACGTGTAGTATTCGACGCTTCCGCAAAAAGTTCAACTGGGGTTTCACTTAATGAAACGCTATTAATTGGGCCTAATTTGCAGGACActttatataaattattactCCGATTTCGTTCGTACTCATATGTTTTGACAGCAGATATTGAAAAAATGTTTAGACAAGTTAAAGTACATGCTGAGGATAGGAGTTACCAAAGGATCCTATGGCGCAATTCGCAAGATCAACCTGTCAAAACATATGAACTAAATACTGTAACCTACGGAACAGCATCAGCTCCGTTTTTAGCGGTACGTTGTTTACAGCAGCTGGCTAACGATGAACAGAACAAATTTCCCAGAGCAGCAGCTATATTCAAAAGGGATTTTTACATGGACGATTTGTTAACTGGAGCCGCCACTCGCGACTTAGCTTTAAAGATACGGGACGAAGCAATAGCATTAGCAAGAGTAGGAGGGTTTAATTTAAGACAGTGGACATCGAATGATGCAGAATTAATTAAGGATTTAGATACAAGCAACCATGAACGGACTCTTTCTTTAGACATCGACGAAACTAGGAAGGCATTAGGCATTTGTTGGAAGCCAAGAATAGATGAAATTTTATATACTATAAAGAGCAGCGAAAACAATTCTAGATCGACAAAGCGTACAATATTATCACAAATAGCCCAATTATTTGATCCCTTAGGTTTATTAGGGCCGGTAATAGTTAGAGCCAAAATAATTATGCAAGAACTGTGGAAAGCAAATATAAATTGGGATGATTCAGTACCACAAGCAATTTTGACTATGTGGCTGGAATTTAGAAAGGAATTACCGCATCTAAATAAATTTTCGATACCAAGAAAGACTGTTATTGATGACCCAGTGACGGTTCAATTGCATGGGTTTGCCGATGCTAGTGAAGCGGCGTATGGGGCTTGCATCTACCTAC is part of the Calliopsis andreniformis isolate RMS-2024a unplaced genomic scaffold, iyCalAndr_principal scaffold0053, whole genome shotgun sequence genome and harbors:
- the LOC143187570 gene encoding uncharacterized protein LOC143187570; translation: MQRGQISSITVWDTSTKEAAYRTPQPRKQPIGHLNQGSSLFGHLNRGSSHRTTDHLGATHRSITEASNIATVPEHISLRINSIDLDFVCYINCRCNMANTQESVQLKSLRRQRASIKGQLTRIETYLKEGEHVEVHDLQIRKERVVELGKSFEEVQLGIELEDEVSNHDIEREQFERNYFKIVSTINRQLEGLRPSNAATSSVRKADSPNTVMIKQENTLLPKIEIKPYDGNPIEWHSFHDTFKTLVHDNLDIPSVQKFHLLKNALRGEIASVVSALNASEPNYLVAWDLLQKRCNKPRQIVQSHLKVLFELPEVMRDAPANLRSLAEQAQMHVKALATLGLPTGQWDAILVYMIGKKLDKITRRGWERTLENEDMPTFEQLLNFINKQARGEEIEIEVLSSHRRNVYQERSQRNNVGSRGHSYVATANSNKCVMCEGNHEIYQCNQFLKAAVRDRLEVIRRSRLCINCFRSNHVVKNCQATGCRKCKQKHNTLLHFNNENRVNLNNNSTQAVDQAGNSGSNANALTVTCGSEVLLGTAQIKILDRFNKEHDCRVLLDGGSQTHFITEELAEKLQLQKQAVNLTFAGLGQQATKAQYLVKTVVKARHSSFTSQVSFITLPFLTGLLPSRQVDRSNMQVPRNIKLADPEFHKPGKIDALLGNTLFFKLLSIGQIRLSNSAVILQKTLLGWIVTGESNIQPKYRAPTLVNSFHIATSLDKTLNKFWEVESFVDKQFLSAEERAAEELFKQSTVRDTDGRYCVRLPFNERKQLLGNSREVALKRFYALERKLHLNKGLLDSYSEFLKEYEQLGHMTQVSVKETSKGFYLPHHAVVKESSETTKVRVVFDASAKSSTGVSLNETLLIGPNLQDTLYKLLLRFRSYSYVLTADIEKMFRQVKVHAEDRSYQRILWRNSQDQPVKTYELNTVTYGTASAPFLAVRCLQQLANDEQNKFPRAAAIFKRDFYMDDLLTGAATRDLALKIRDEAIALARVGGFNLRQWTSNDAELIKDLDTSNHERTLSLDIDETRKALGICWKPRIDEILYTIKSSENNSRSTKRTILSQIAQLFDPLGLLGPVIVRAKIIMQELWKANINWDDSVPQAILTMWLEFRKELPHLNKFSIPRKTVIDDPVTVQLHGFADASEAAYGACIYLRSVNKQGSCKVSLLCAKSRVAPVKSISLPRLELCAAKLLANLLKESRSALSHIRVERTVLWSDSTITLHWIKTSPHLLKTFIANRVSEIQEQTDVQAWRHISSPENPADFISRGLTPVQILNNQLWLKGPHWLSKHEDAWPSVDLPDIDIPETRNFKVLVASLDTAFFIDRFSSINKLNRVLAYILRFYNNCKGNLRITGELTNIEITNAHIYILKLVQAHTFEQEIRDLKNNTPINKKSKLLNLAPFIDGNGLLRVGGRLKHAHISYSHKHPIVLPRRHYITELIIREEHLKNWHAGIQATLNAVRHKYWPIDGKNFTRKIIHRCINCFKANPKVPEYIMGNLPRDRVTQARPFENAATHLELVTDLTTETCIAAIKRFFARRGKSRNLYSDNGSNFVGARNEIIEIQAFVNWSFSPPRSPHFGGLWEAAVKSFKKHLRATIGETVFTYEQFNSIIIEIEAILNSRPLTPLSSDPNDCIALTPAHFLIGGSLQTLPEYEISDIRNNRLSLWQHTQKIKQHFWNRWHREYLHELHTRSKWHVDANNNIKEGMLVLIREDNLAPLQWKLGRIMELHPGEDKIIRVVSVRTPLGIYKRSVKKLAPLPIEYM